The Pseudomonadota bacterium genome includes a region encoding these proteins:
- a CDS encoding wax ester/triacylglycerol synthase family O-acyltransferase, which produces MQRGNRLVTSPRREPISKVDLAWLRMEQPSNLMMITGVMVLDESIDFGCFRDIILNRFLAFRRFRQKAVESARGCWWENDEYFESSAHILRTALPGDAGKAELEAFVSQLASTPLDKTKPLWQFHLVENYVEGPAIITRIHHCYADGIALVQVLLSLTETEREKSLRLVSPERWKKRRAEESNIFRRLMAPAREGIDAVQHLSQKLLAETSTLLREPQQASEYVGSATEILAELANALLLSDDPPSRFKGSLGVRKNVAWAEPLDLAEVKAVGRALGCTVNDVLIAVMTGALHRYLVACGDDPSPVSMRATVPVNLRPLEHAQELGNHFGLVFLELPVAEHNPLARLYQVSDFMYELKHSKQAVMSLGLLGLLGMGPAAIQKPALEMFSRKASTVLTNVPGPQQPLYLAGARIREMMFWVPQTGSVGMGISIISYCGHVYCGLITDDRRVPDPEAVMEYVSVEFENLLHLTLLLGPQEGRVPAEAAETVHEWIDAL; this is translated from the coding sequence ATGCAACGAGGGAACCGACTGGTGACCAGCCCGCGGCGTGAGCCAATCTCCAAGGTCGACCTGGCCTGGCTGCGAATGGAGCAGCCGAGTAACCTGATGATGATCACCGGTGTGATGGTGCTGGATGAATCGATTGATTTCGGGTGCTTCAGGGACATCATTCTCAATCGGTTCCTGGCCTTCAGGCGATTCCGGCAAAAGGCGGTCGAAAGCGCACGTGGCTGTTGGTGGGAAAACGACGAGTACTTCGAGTCCAGCGCGCACATCCTGCGCACGGCGCTGCCCGGCGATGCCGGCAAGGCCGAGCTGGAGGCTTTTGTCTCCCAGCTGGCGTCCACACCACTCGACAAGACCAAGCCGCTGTGGCAGTTCCATCTGGTCGAGAACTATGTCGAGGGGCCGGCCATCATCACGCGCATACACCATTGCTATGCTGACGGTATCGCGCTCGTCCAGGTGCTGCTGTCGCTTACGGAAACAGAGCGCGAGAAGTCCCTGAGGCTGGTCAGCCCGGAGCGCTGGAAGAAGCGCAGGGCCGAGGAGTCTAATATTTTTCGCCGGCTCATGGCTCCGGCCCGTGAAGGTATCGATGCGGTGCAGCACCTCAGCCAGAAGCTGCTGGCCGAAACGAGCACTCTCCTGCGCGAACCTCAGCAGGCCAGCGAGTATGTCGGCAGCGCCACGGAAATTCTGGCCGAATTGGCCAATGCACTGCTGCTCAGCGACGATCCACCCTCGCGTTTCAAGGGTTCACTCGGCGTGCGCAAGAACGTGGCCTGGGCCGAACCGCTGGATCTTGCGGAAGTCAAGGCGGTCGGCCGGGCGCTCGGCTGCACCGTTAACGACGTGCTGATCGCGGTCATGACCGGTGCCCTGCATCGCTATCTGGTGGCCTGTGGTGACGATCCGTCGCCGGTCAGCATGCGCGCCACCGTGCCCGTCAACCTGCGTCCGCTGGAGCATGCCCAGGAGCTGGGCAACCACTTCGGTCTGGTGTTTCTGGAACTGCCGGTGGCCGAGCACAATCCGCTTGCGCGACTTTATCAGGTCTCGGATTTCATGTATGAGCTCAAGCACTCCAAGCAGGCGGTCATGTCGCTGGGTTTGCTCGGGCTTCTTGGGATGGGTCCGGCGGCAATTCAGAAACCGGCACTTGAAATGTTCAGCCGCAAGGCGTCCACCGTGCTGACCAACGTACCCGGCCCGCAACAGCCGCTCTACCTGGCCGGCGCCCGCATTCGCGAGATGATGTTCTGGGTTCCCCAGACCGGCTCGGTCGGGATGGGGATCAGCATCATCAGCTACTGCGGTCACGTCTACTGTGGGCTGATCACCGACGACCGGCGAGTGCCCGATCCTGAAGCCGTGATGGAGTACGTGTCCGTCGAGTTCGAAAACCTGCTGCATCTGACGCTGCTGCTGGGTCCGCAGGAAGGGCGCGTCCCGGCCGAAGCGGCAGAAACCGTCCACGAGTGGATCGACGCGCTATAG
- a CDS encoding penicillin acylase family protein, translated as MKTIATLIAGLALAVSAQAQTIQVPGISGEVTVYTDSNGIPTIVGETETDVNFVRGFLHARDRLFQMDYLRRVASGTLAELLGPAALASDVQLRTLGLRRGALATWVNLGSDEKGWAKAYADGVNAAIAAAEAAGQLPPEYGVLELTTVEPWSPVDSLVLGKLLAFQLSFDSGVVDRTIRLATYQGVGEVVGFDGVALFFEDLSRSQPEDGRVTVPDFFERVGIIPVPGDAASVEAGHAPKASTGSSAWNNLPQLEPNVVDSLSDYMERVRDLPLLGSTIGNATNRAGSNWWVVSGEHTANGYPLMANDPHLSLDMPALFTNENIVIRDEGRVVSGITLPGTPLTLLGCNLHICWGLTNHNIDVTDYFQEDLLVNGYGLPTHTLFDGEPEPVLYAFQSYFVNQIGNEEANSVVRANVGYDAGGITFLVPRRNNGPIVAQPDATSAISVQYAGWGPTFELSTLRGFERARNIDEFQAAIGNWTFGSQNVVYADVEGNIAYFTTGAVPLREDLQSLEVSGGVPPFLLRDGTGALDHEWLPADENSPRGFPFAALPRSEMPHVINPESGYIANGNNDPVGTTLDNNPLNQLRPGGNGIYYLNPSYSPLRIARIDRVLQDLIARGDITVDDMKALQANNQLFDAELLVPFLLEAFENAMAEGAWPGMAQFAASPAIQGAMGYLADWDFSTPTGLTEGWDPGKPAGVDPTPEQVANSVAATIYAAWRGQVIANTIDGTLEALQLGDQRPGSADVIRALHHLLANFDSLQGFGVSGVPFFNVDGAPDMASARDTILLASLAGALERLAGDEFAPAFGHSTDLSDYRWGKLHRIVFAHPLGADPFNVPNGGGLSDLGEGLPGVARAGGYQTVDAASHGVRADGLNDFMFGAGPARRTVAEMTPGKPNVAEILPGGRSGVLVSPFYTNQLMRWLANDYLPLGFGEDDAEGLAVSVVTFTP; from the coding sequence ATGAAAACAATCGCTACTCTGATCGCCGGGCTGGCTCTGGCTGTGAGCGCCCAGGCGCAAACCATTCAGGTGCCGGGCATCTCCGGCGAGGTGACCGTCTATACCGACTCCAACGGCATTCCGACCATCGTCGGAGAAACCGAAACCGACGTGAATTTCGTGCGTGGCTTCCTGCACGCCCGGGATCGGTTGTTCCAGATGGATTATCTGCGCCGGGTCGCATCCGGCACGCTGGCCGAGTTGCTTGGGCCGGCCGCACTGGCAAGTGACGTACAGCTGCGCACCCTTGGCCTGCGCCGCGGTGCGCTGGCCACCTGGGTGAATCTGGGTAGCGACGAAAAGGGCTGGGCCAAGGCCTATGCCGATGGCGTCAATGCCGCCATTGCGGCCGCCGAGGCCGCTGGCCAGCTGCCCCCGGAGTACGGTGTGCTCGAGCTGACGACGGTCGAGCCGTGGTCGCCGGTCGATTCCCTGGTGCTCGGCAAACTTCTCGCGTTCCAGCTGTCTTTCGACTCGGGCGTGGTTGACCGAACGATTCGCCTGGCGACCTACCAGGGCGTGGGCGAGGTCGTCGGCTTTGACGGTGTCGCGCTGTTTTTCGAGGATCTTTCGCGCAGCCAGCCCGAAGACGGTCGGGTGACCGTACCGGATTTCTTCGAGCGAGTCGGGATCATCCCGGTTCCCGGTGATGCCGCCTCGGTTGAAGCTGGCCATGCGCCAAAGGCATCGACCGGGTCGTCGGCCTGGAACAATCTCCCGCAGCTCGAGCCGAATGTCGTGGACAGCCTGAGCGACTACATGGAGCGGGTGCGCGATCTCCCGTTGCTGGGTTCGACTATCGGCAACGCCACCAACCGCGCCGGCAGCAACTGGTGGGTGGTGTCCGGTGAGCACACCGCCAACGGCTACCCGCTGATGGCCAATGATCCGCATCTGAGCCTCGACATGCCCGCCCTGTTCACCAATGAGAATATCGTCATTCGCGACGAGGGCCGGGTGGTCAGCGGCATCACGCTGCCCGGCACACCACTGACGCTGCTCGGCTGCAACCTGCATATCTGCTGGGGGCTGACCAATCACAACATCGATGTCACCGACTACTTTCAGGAAGACCTGCTGGTCAACGGCTACGGCCTGCCCACCCATACGCTGTTCGACGGTGAGCCCGAGCCGGTGCTCTACGCCTTCCAGAGCTATTTCGTCAACCAGATCGGTAACGAGGAAGCCAATTCGGTCGTGCGCGCCAACGTTGGCTACGACGCCGGCGGCATCACCTTCCTGGTGCCGCGCCGCAACAATGGCCCCATCGTGGCGCAGCCCGACGCCACTTCGGCGATCTCGGTGCAGTACGCCGGCTGGGGGCCGACCTTCGAACTATCGACGCTGCGCGGCTTCGAGCGGGCACGGAATATCGATGAATTCCAGGCGGCGATCGGCAACTGGACTTTTGGCTCGCAGAACGTCGTTTACGCCGATGTAGAAGGCAATATCGCCTATTTCACCACCGGTGCCGTGCCGCTGCGCGAGGATCTGCAGAGCCTGGAGGTCTCCGGTGGCGTGCCGCCGTTTTTGCTTCGCGACGGGACTGGCGCACTTGACCACGAATGGCTGCCGGCCGACGAGAACTCGCCGCGTGGATTCCCGTTCGCCGCGCTGCCGCGCTCGGAGATGCCGCACGTCATCAATCCGGAGTCGGGCTATATCGCCAACGGCAACAACGATCCGGTTGGAACGACCCTGGACAACAATCCGCTCAACCAGCTTCGGCCCGGCGGCAACGGCATCTATTACCTCAATCCGTCCTATTCGCCGCTGCGCATAGCGCGGATCGACCGGGTCCTGCAGGATCTGATCGCGCGAGGTGATATCACCGTCGACGACATGAAGGCGCTGCAGGCCAATAATCAGCTGTTCGACGCCGAGCTGCTGGTGCCGTTTCTGCTTGAAGCCTTCGAGAATGCAATGGCCGAAGGGGCCTGGCCGGGGATGGCCCAGTTTGCCGCCAGCCCGGCCATTCAGGGTGCCATGGGCTACCTGGCCGACTGGGACTTCTCGACTCCGACCGGTCTGACCGAGGGCTGGGATCCCGGTAAACCCGCCGGGGTCGACCCGACCCCCGAACAGGTGGCGAACTCGGTGGCGGCCACGATCTATGCGGCCTGGCGCGGCCAGGTCATCGCCAACACCATTGATGGCACGCTGGAAGCGCTGCAGCTTGGCGATCAGCGGCCCGGTTCGGCCGATGTCATTCGCGCGCTGCATCATCTGCTGGCCAACTTCGACAGCCTGCAGGGCTTCGGGGTTTCGGGCGTGCCGTTTTTCAATGTCGATGGTGCTCCTGACATGGCGTCAGCCCGCGATACCATTCTGCTGGCCAGCCTCGCTGGTGCGCTGGAGCGGCTGGCCGGCGACGAGTTCGCGCCGGCGTTCGGTCACTCGACCGATCTGAGCGACTATCGCTGGGGCAAGCTCCATCGCATTGTGTTCGCACACCCGCTGGGCGCCGATCCGTTCAACGTGCCCAACGGCGGCGGACTGTCCGACCTGGGCGAGGGTCTGCCCGGCGTCGCCCGCGCCGGTGGCTACCAGACCGTCGACGCGGCCTCGCACGGCGTGCGCGCCGACGGGCTCAATGACTTCATGTTCGGAGCGGGTCCGGCCCGTCGAACGGTTGCCGAGATGACGCCAGGCAAGCCCAATGTCGCCGAGATCCTTCCCGGCGGCCGCAGCGGAGTTCTGGTCAGCCCGTTCTACACCAACCAGCTGATGCGCTGGCTGGCCAACGACTATCTGCCCTTGGGCTTCGGTGAAGACGATGCCGAAGGTCTGGCCGTCAGCGTGGTGACTTTCACCCCCTGA
- the pdhA gene encoding pyruvate dehydrogenase (acetyl-transferring) E1 component subunit alpha: MARTVAAFKVDYFQFLKPDGTLVHDQQIPALARDLKRLVELYKLMVLTRTFDKKAITLQRTGKIGTYASSLGHEAAHIAVGAAMKDEDCLAPSYREYGAQFYRGVKLTDVLLYWGGDERGNDFEIPRHDFAWCVPIATQCLHAAGAAMAFKLRKETRVAVAIVGDGGSSKGDFLEAINAGSAWKLPLVLVIVNNQWAISVPRSKQNKASTLAQKGIAGGLPSIQVDGNDLIACVWAMEKAVNAARQGKGAFVIEMLTYRLGDHTTADDARRYRPAEEVEQAWDNEPIKRLRAYLINQGAWDDQKEEALNVECKEWVQQAADEYFDIIENDPQPVTAMFDHMFEQLPHDLVEQRALAERYADDGGHH; this comes from the coding sequence ATGGCGCGCACGGTCGCCGCATTCAAGGTCGATTATTTCCAGTTTCTCAAGCCCGATGGAACCCTGGTTCACGACCAGCAGATTCCCGCGCTGGCGCGCGATCTCAAGCGGCTGGTGGAACTCTACAAGCTCATGGTGCTGACCCGAACTTTTGACAAAAAAGCGATCACGCTGCAGCGCACCGGCAAGATCGGCACCTACGCCTCGAGTCTGGGTCATGAGGCTGCGCATATTGCCGTCGGGGCCGCCATGAAGGACGAGGACTGCCTGGCGCCGTCCTACCGTGAATACGGTGCCCAGTTCTATCGCGGCGTCAAGCTGACCGACGTGCTGCTGTACTGGGGCGGGGACGAACGCGGCAATGACTTCGAAATCCCGCGACACGACTTTGCCTGGTGCGTGCCGATCGCCACCCAGTGCCTGCACGCCGCGGGCGCCGCCATGGCGTTCAAGCTGCGCAAGGAAACCCGGGTCGCGGTCGCCATAGTCGGCGATGGCGGCTCGTCCAAAGGCGATTTTCTCGAGGCGATCAACGCCGGCAGCGCCTGGAAGCTGCCGCTGGTCCTGGTCATTGTCAATAATCAGTGGGCCATTTCGGTGCCGCGCAGCAAGCAGAACAAGGCCAGCACCCTGGCCCAGAAAGGCATCGCCGGCGGCCTGCCCAGCATCCAGGTCGACGGCAACGACCTGATTGCCTGCGTCTGGGCCATGGAAAAGGCCGTCAACGCAGCACGCCAGGGCAAGGGCGCATTCGTGATCGAGATGTTGACCTACCGGCTCGGTGATCACACCACCGCCGACGACGCCCGCCGCTACCGGCCGGCCGAGGAAGTCGAACAGGCCTGGGACAACGAGCCGATCAAACGCCTCAGGGCTTACCTGATCAACCAGGGCGCCTGGGACGACCAGAAGGAGGAGGCACTGAACGTCGAATGTAAGGAATGGGTCCAGCAGGCCGCCGACGAGTACTTCGACATCATCGAGAATGATCCCCAGCCGGTCACGGCCATGTTCGATCACATGTTCGAGCAGCTGCCCCATGACCTGGTGGAACAGCGCGCGCTGGCCGAGCGCTACGCCGACGACGGAGGGCATCACTGA
- a CDS encoding alpha-ketoacid dehydrogenase subunit beta: MAAITLIEGVTMALARAMQDDPAVVVLGEDVGVNGGVFRATAGLHERFGDERVIDTPLAEVMIAGMSVGMAAHGMKPVAEAQFCGFSIPMLDHIFCHASRMRNRTRGRLSCPMVLRFPSGGGIHAPELHSESPETLFGHIPGLRVVIPSSPSRAYGLLLAAIRDPDPVIFMEPKRIYRWQKEEVADDGEELPLDVCYTLRDGSDLTLVTWGAMVKETLAAADQLEGEGISVEVIDVATVKPLDMDTIVESVERTGRCVIVQEAPRHCGLAAEIAASLADIGIWNLHAPVKRVCGYDVVMPLYRNEMKYMPSVKRIVDAAQQVLEVS; encoded by the coding sequence ATGGCGGCGATTACTCTGATTGAAGGCGTGACCATGGCCCTGGCCCGTGCCATGCAGGATGACCCTGCCGTCGTCGTGCTGGGCGAGGATGTGGGCGTCAACGGTGGCGTGTTTCGAGCCACAGCCGGACTGCACGAACGCTTCGGCGATGAACGCGTTATCGACACGCCGCTGGCTGAAGTCATGATCGCCGGCATGAGCGTCGGTATGGCCGCACACGGCATGAAGCCGGTTGCCGAAGCGCAGTTCTGTGGCTTTTCCATCCCGATGCTGGACCATATCTTCTGTCACGCCAGCCGTATGCGCAACCGAACCCGCGGACGCCTGTCGTGCCCGATGGTGCTGCGCTTCCCGTCCGGCGGCGGCATCCACGCACCGGAGCTGCACTCCGAAAGCCCCGAGACCCTGTTTGGCCACATTCCGGGTTTGCGGGTGGTCATCCCGTCCTCGCCGTCGCGGGCCTACGGCCTGCTGCTGGCCGCCATTCGCGACCCGGATCCGGTCATCTTCATGGAACCCAAACGCATCTACCGCTGGCAGAAGGAAGAAGTCGCCGACGACGGCGAAGAACTGCCATTGGATGTGTGCTATACCTTGCGCGACGGCAGTGATCTGACCCTGGTCACCTGGGGGGCCATGGTCAAGGAAACGCTGGCCGCCGCCGACCAGCTCGAGGGCGAAGGCATCAGCGTAGAAGTCATCGATGTGGCCACGGTCAAACCCCTCGACATGGACACGATCGTCGAATCCGTCGAACGGACCGGACGCTGCGTGATCGTCCAGGAAGCACCCCGACACTGCGGTCTGGCAGCCGAGATCGCCGCCAGCCTGGCCGACATCGGCATCTGGAATCTGCACGCACCGGTCAAGCGCGTCTGCGGCTACGATGTTGTCATGCCGCTCTACCGTAACGAGATGAAGTATATGCCCAGCGTCAAGCGTATCGTCGACGCGGCCCAACAGGTCCTGGAGGTTTCATGA
- a CDS encoding 2-oxo acid dehydrogenase subunit E2, which yields MKVFNLPDLGEGLPDAEIVEWLVSEGDEVDIDQPLVSMETAKAVVEVPSPFEGRVVKFHGGPGDVIQTGAPLAEFEVAGEADEPAEAEDSAAEQATSDERESAPGADSQDEPDFEEIEIDDGDFDRDIDTPAESASEQQETSAAQEPQPHLHDEDESPEPGEEKDESDSGTVVGSVQSSGEVLTERTSQIGGVKVTPAVRALARKLRVDLTRVEPSGADGVVTAADVRQAAPSQQAGSGPEPRGNEQAASSAASAESPARSASREDSGTATPAPSAADGDWQPLRGTRRTMARAMSESHARVVPTTLMDDADIQAWRSGEDVTYRLLRSLAAGARAEPGLNAWFDDEQNMRMVHKGMDVGMAVDTGDGLFVARLRGVDKGSREDVRAEINRLKDNVRNRSIPPEDLKDYTIMLSNFGVFAGRYATPIINPPCVAIVAAGVVRHEVVPVLGGIEVHRMIPLSLTFDHRTVTGGEAARFLRAMLDDLSQAE from the coding sequence ATGAAAGTTTTCAATCTGCCCGATCTCGGCGAAGGGCTGCCCGATGCCGAAATAGTGGAATGGCTGGTGTCCGAAGGTGACGAAGTCGACATCGATCAACCGCTGGTCTCGATGGAAACGGCCAAGGCTGTCGTCGAGGTACCCAGCCCGTTCGAGGGCCGCGTTGTCAAGTTCCACGGCGGCCCGGGCGACGTGATCCAGACCGGCGCACCACTGGCTGAATTCGAGGTCGCCGGCGAAGCCGACGAGCCGGCCGAGGCCGAGGATAGCGCTGCAGAACAGGCGACATCAGACGAACGCGAAAGCGCGCCTGGTGCCGACTCGCAGGATGAACCCGACTTCGAGGAAATCGAAATTGACGACGGCGATTTTGACCGCGACATCGACACCCCGGCCGAGTCTGCTTCGGAACAGCAGGAAACAAGCGCCGCCCAGGAGCCTCAGCCGCATCTCCACGATGAAGACGAAAGTCCCGAGCCTGGCGAAGAGAAGGACGAAAGCGACTCGGGCACCGTGGTCGGCAGCGTCCAGAGCAGCGGTGAAGTCCTGACCGAGCGCACCAGCCAAATCGGCGGCGTCAAGGTCACGCCAGCAGTTCGCGCACTCGCGCGCAAGTTGCGCGTTGATCTGACCCGGGTCGAGCCAAGCGGTGCCGACGGAGTAGTCACCGCGGCGGACGTGCGCCAGGCGGCCCCGTCCCAGCAGGCCGGATCCGGGCCCGAGCCGAGAGGCAACGAGCAAGCTGCCTCGTCCGCCGCTTCCGCCGAGTCACCGGCGCGCAGCGCCAGCCGGGAGGATTCCGGGACCGCTACGCCCGCGCCATCTGCCGCAGATGGTGACTGGCAGCCACTGCGTGGAACGCGCCGCACCATGGCACGCGCAATGAGCGAGTCCCATGCACGCGTGGTACCGACCACGCTGATGGATGATGCAGATATCCAGGCCTGGCGAAGTGGTGAGGACGTGACCTACCGGCTTCTGCGCAGCCTGGCAGCCGGCGCCCGCGCCGAACCCGGTCTCAACGCCTGGTTCGACGATGAACAAAACATGCGCATGGTTCACAAGGGTATGGATGTGGGCATGGCGGTCGATACCGGGGACGGACTGTTTGTCGCCCGCCTGCGCGGCGTTGACAAGGGCTCGCGCGAGGACGTGCGCGCAGAAATTAATCGCCTCAAGGACAATGTCAGAAACCGCAGCATTCCGCCGGAGGACCTCAAGGACTACACCATCATGCTGTCGAACTTCGGTGTATTTGCGGGCCGCTACGCCACGCCCATCATCAACCCGCCGTGCGTGGCCATTGTGGCCGCCGGCGTGGTGCGCCATGAAGTGGTCCCGGTTCTCGGCGGCATCGAGGTGCATCGCATGATTCCGCTGTCGCTGACCTTCGACCACCGGACGGTCACCGGCGGCGAGGCAGCGCGTTTTCTGCGGGCCATGCTCGACGACCTGTCACAGGCGGAGTAG
- a CDS encoding ATP-dependent zinc protease yields the protein MKGHVAPNMIIGACEWVALPELGIDRLRARVDTGARSCALHASIIERTERDGVDRVVFHVHMGHPEPNRWQRCEADLHRIRRVRNTSGEMEERFAIRTPLVIGHSRWDVDITLTNREKMRYRMLLGRTAMENHALVYPARTFLQGKPRL from the coding sequence ATGAAGGGCCACGTCGCACCCAATATGATCATCGGTGCCTGCGAGTGGGTGGCGCTGCCCGAGCTGGGCATCGACCGCCTGCGCGCGCGGGTCGATACGGGCGCCAGATCCTGCGCCCTGCACGCCAGCATTATCGAGCGCACTGAGCGCGACGGCGTCGATCGCGTCGTCTTTCACGTCCACATGGGCCATCCTGAGCCCAACCGCTGGCAGCGCTGTGAGGCCGACCTCCATCGCATTCGGCGCGTACGCAACACGTCCGGTGAGATGGAGGAGCGCTTCGCGATCCGCACGCCTCTGGTCATCGGTCATTCGCGCTGGGATGTGGACATCACCCTGACCAATCGTGAGAAAATGCGCTATCGCATGCTGCTGGGTCGCACGGCAATGGAAAACCACGCCCTGGTCTACCCGGCGCGCACATTTCTGCAGGGCAAGCCGCGCCTGTAA
- the rimK gene encoding 30S ribosomal protein S6--L-glutamate ligase has protein sequence MRIAILSRSRRIYSTRRLYDAAIERGHDVQVVDTLRCYMNIASHRPTMHFRGQQLEPFDAVIPRIGSSITFYGTAVLRQFEMMGTFPLNESVAVTRSRDKLRSLQLLARRGIGLPVTGFARAPDDIGDVIEMVGGAPLVVKLLEGTQGIGVVLCETRKAAESVLEAFMGLDVSIMVQEYIKEAGGADIRCFVVGEKVVAAIKRQAKPGEFRSNLHRGGTASLIKITPEERSTAARAARIMGLNVAGVDLLRSNHGPLVMEVNSSPGLEGIETATGKDVAGMIIGFLEKNARKNKTRTRGKG, from the coding sequence ATGCGCATCGCCATACTCTCACGCAGCCGCCGCATCTATTCGACCCGTCGGCTGTACGACGCGGCCATTGAGCGCGGCCATGACGTCCAGGTCGTCGATACATTGCGCTGCTACATGAACATCGCCTCGCATCGCCCCACCATGCACTTCAGGGGTCAGCAGCTCGAGCCGTTCGACGCCGTGATTCCGCGCATTGGCTCCTCGATCACCTTCTACGGAACCGCGGTGCTGCGTCAGTTCGAGATGATGGGAACCTTTCCGCTCAACGAATCGGTGGCGGTTACCCGCTCGCGCGACAAGCTGCGCTCGCTGCAGCTGCTCGCGCGCCGCGGGATCGGTCTGCCGGTCACCGGGTTCGCCCGCGCTCCGGACGATATCGGCGACGTCATCGAAATGGTGGGCGGTGCGCCGCTGGTCGTCAAGCTGCTCGAAGGCACACAGGGCATTGGGGTTGTGCTGTGCGAGACGCGCAAGGCCGCCGAGAGCGTGCTGGAGGCCTTCATGGGACTGGATGTTTCCATCATGGTGCAGGAATACATCAAGGAGGCCGGCGGTGCCGATATCCGCTGCTTCGTGGTGGGAGAAAAGGTGGTGGCAGCCATCAAGCGGCAGGCCAAGCCGGGCGAATTCCGGTCCAATCTGCACCGGGGAGGCACGGCTTCGCTGATCAAGATCACGCCTGAAGAGCGCTCGACGGCGGCGCGAGCCGCTCGCATCATGGGCCTCAACGTGGCCGGCGTTGATTTGCTGCGCTCCAATCACGGTCCGCTGGTCATGGAAGTCAACTCCTCGCCGGGCCTGGAAGGAATCGAAACGGCCACCGGCAAGGATGTCGCCGGCATGATCATCGGCTTTCTCGAAAAAAACGCAAGGAAGAACAAGACCCGCACCCGCGGGAAGGGGTGA
- a CDS encoding Hsp20/alpha crystallin family protein: MAMTQMTTPSQWFRRGSLPTVSGLTGDSLRDDPFARIHDEMNRLFDSFFGNTGWSVSQPLSGSGASLAAVMQPQLDIFETEDSYQLSVELPGVDRDSVDLSVDDDALVIRARKEREVKTGNDNQYHRVERRFGRFERMLTLPADADSDQISAELSNGVLEVTIPRRKDIESVRGRRIEIKSS, from the coding sequence ATGGCAATGACCCAAATGACCACGCCGAGTCAATGGTTCCGACGCGGTTCCCTGCCAACGGTTTCGGGCCTGACCGGCGACTCGTTGCGCGACGATCCGTTTGCGCGTATCCACGACGAGATGAACCGGCTGTTCGACAGCTTTTTCGGCAACACCGGCTGGTCGGTTTCGCAGCCCCTGAGCGGCAGCGGTGCCAGCCTGGCCGCGGTCATGCAGCCCCAGCTCGATATCTTCGAAACCGAAGACAGCTATCAGCTCTCGGTCGAGCTGCCCGGCGTGGATCGTGACAGCGTCGATCTGAGCGTCGACGACGATGCTCTGGTCATTCGTGCCCGCAAGGAGCGCGAAGTCAAGACCGGCAATGACAACCAGTATCACCGGGTCGAACGTCGTTTCGGCCGGTTCGAGCGGATGCTGACCCTTCCGGCGGATGCCGACAGCGATCAGATTTCCGCCGAGCTCAGCAACGGCGTACTGGAGGTCACCATTCCGCGTCGCAAGGACATCGAATCCGTCCGCGGACGCCGCATCGAGATCAAGAGCAGCTGA
- a CDS encoding fumarylacetoacetate hydrolase family protein, with product MSLQTVQWQPPTLAVTDGSLFPARHVWCVGRNYVEHAREMGAEPGEPVFFSKPAQALVQRDEIAFPPDTGVLHHEVEMVAVVGRGGRNLSPGQAARAVFGYAVGVDLTRRDVQSRAKQAGHPWEMSKGFDQSAPIASLVRADCWQPKPGCRITLAVNGRLHQQATLGDMIWSTGALLSRLSQQVTLSAGDVIFTGTPAGVSALQIGDRVRAEIDGLPVLTFSVGDDARCSAAPSKGNETDGD from the coding sequence ATGAGTTTGCAGACGGTGCAATGGCAGCCGCCGACCCTGGCGGTTACCGATGGCAGCCTGTTTCCCGCGCGCCACGTCTGGTGCGTGGGCCGAAACTATGTTGAGCACGCGCGCGAGATGGGTGCCGAACCGGGCGAGCCGGTGTTCTTTTCAAAGCCGGCTCAGGCCCTGGTGCAGCGTGACGAGATCGCCTTTCCTCCGGATACCGGTGTCTTGCATCACGAAGTGGAGATGGTTGCCGTTGTCGGGCGCGGCGGACGGAATCTTTCGCCCGGGCAGGCGGCGCGAGCCGTGTTCGGCTATGCCGTGGGCGTCGATCTGACCCGACGCGACGTCCAGTCCCGGGCCAAGCAGGCGGGACACCCCTGGGAGATGAGCAAGGGATTCGATCAATCTGCGCCGATTGCTTCCCTGGTGCGGGCCGATTGCTGGCAGCCAAAGCCCGGTTGCCGCATCACTCTGGCCGTCAACGGTCGGCTGCACCAGCAAGCCACACTGGGCGACATGATTTGGTCGACCGGAGCGCTGCTCAGCCGGCTTTCGCAGCAGGTAACGCTTTCGGCCGGAGACGTGATTTTTACCGGCACGCCGGCCGGTGTTTCCGCACTGCAAATCGGTGATCGGGTGCGCGCCGAAATTGACGGTCTGCCGGTGCTGACATTCAGCGTTGGCGATGACGCCCGGTGCAGCGCTGCCCCGTCCAAAGGAAACGAAACTGATGGTGATTGA